The Haloplanus sp. CK5-1 genome segment TAGGGGCGAGACGGACTTATACTGTCGGCTCCGCGGCGTCACCGCACGACGGTCACCGGGATCGGCGACTTGCGGACGACCGTCTCGGCGACGTTGCCGACGAACAGCCGCTCCATCAACCCGCCGCTGTGGCTCCCGAGGACGATCCCGTCGAACTCCTCGGCGCGGTCGAGGATCGTCCGCACCGGATGGCCGACCCGGACCTCGGTCGTGATCTCCGCGTCGTACTCGGTGGCGACGGTCCGAGCTCGGTCCAGCGCGTCCACGGCGTGGTCGTCCGCGACCCCTTCGGGATCCTCCGAGAGGGCGATTTCGGTCGCCTCGCCCATCATCGGCGACGGGCCGCCGCTGACGTGGAGCACGGTGATCTCTGCCTCCGGGAAGACCTCCAGTGCGTACCGGAGTGCACGACCGGCCATCTCGGAGTCGTCCATCGGCACCAGGACGCGAGCTATCATACGATGAGTACGGTCGACCGAGGAATAAAGACTCGCCCGTCGCGTGGCGTGACCTTCGGTACGTTTATTATTCCGACCCCCAGCCTTTGTTGGCATGAGCGGACGACCCCTCGACGTGCTGGAGGCCTCACTCGACGAGGATGTGACGGTACATCTCAAGGACGGCCGGGCGTTCCACGGCGTCCTCGGCGGCTACGATCAGCACATGAACGTCGTGATCGAACCGGTCGACGACGTCGACGACATCGACGAGGGCGTCCTCGGCGATCCGGACCTCGAACGGATCGACAACACAACCATTATACGCGGAGACAACGTCGTGACGATAACGACATGACGGGAGCAGGAACGCCGACTCAGGGCAAGAAGAACAAGACGACCCACGTCAAGTGCCGACGCTGTGGTGAGAAATCGTACCACGTCCGAAAGAAGGTCTGTTCGTCGTGTGGCTTCGGCAAGTCGGCCAAGCGCCGCGACTACGAGTGGCAGAGCAAGGCCGGCGAGTAATCGACCGGTTCGGTTCACGACTCTCCCCCTCGACACCCCTCCGTCGTACGCTCACGCCCCGAGACGCGGATTTCGCCCGACTATCGGTCGGCTCCGGTCGGCGTAATAACGTGGATTTTTACCCTCCCGCACAGTATCCTCGCCCATGGCACACGGGCGGGACCACCGTTCCCCGGACGGGATGACCGAGAAATGTGGCGTCGTCGGCGTCTCCCTCGCCGACCGCGACGCCGCGCGACCCCTGTACTACTCGCTGTACGCGCTCCAGCACCGGGGCCAGGAGTCGGCGGGAATTGTCACGCACGACGGGTTCCAGCAACACAGTCGCGTCGAGATGGGGTTGGTCGGTGACGTCTTCGACGCCGACGATCTCGACCAGTTGAACGGCCCGGCCGGTATCGGTCACGTTCGCTACCCCACGTCGGGCGGCGTCAACGCCTGTTGCGCACAGCCGTTCTCGGTCTCGTTCAAGTCCGGATCGCTCGGCCTCGCACACAACGGCAACCTCGTCAACGCCGGCGAGATTCGGTCGGAACTGGAGGCGCTCGGCCACGCCTTCACCTCGAACGGCGACACCGAGGTGATCGCCCACGACCTCGCACGGAACCTACTGGAGGAGGATCTGGTCCGCGCGGTCAAGCGGACCATGGGCCGCATCCATGGCTCCTACGCACTGACGATCATGCACGACGACGCCGTCCTCGGCGTGCGCGACCCCGAAGGGAATCGCCCCCTGTGTATCGGGAAACTCGACGACGGCTACGTCCTGGCCTCCGAGTCGGCGGCCATCGACACGCTCGACGGCGAACTCGTCCGGGACGTTCGCCCGGGCGAACTCATCGTCCTCGCACCCGACGGCTCCGGCTTCGACTCCTATCAACTGGTCGACCGCGACGCCACGGCCCACTGCTTTTTCGAACACGTCTACTTCGCCCGCCCGGACTCGATCATCGACGACGGCCTCGTCTACGACGTGCGCCGGGACCTCGGCGGGGAACTGTGGGCCGAGACCGGCATCGAGACGGACGTGGTGATGCCCGTCCCCGACTCCGGACGCTCCTTCGCCTCGGGGTACGCCGAGGCCGCCAACGCCGACGGCGCGGACGTGGAGTTCGCGGAGGGGTTGATGAAGAACCGCTACGTCGGCCGCACGTTCATCATGCCGACACAGGACGAACGCGAACGGGCGGTACGGCTGAAACTCAACCCGATCAGGAGCACCGTCGAGGGCAAGACCGTCACGATCATCGACGACAGCATCGTCCGGGGGACCACCTCGACGCAACTGGTCGACCTGATCCGCGAGGCGGGGGCCGAGGAGGTCCACGTCCGCATCGGTGCGCCGCCCATCGTCGCCCCCTGTTACATGGGGATCGACATGGCGAGCCGCGACGAACTCATCGCGGCCGACAAGAGCGTCGAGGAGATTCGGGAGATCATCGGGGCCGACAGCCTCGCCTACCTCTCCGTCGACGCCATCGCCGGCGTCCTCGAGCGGTCGCGTGACGACCTCTGTCTGGGCTGTGTCACCGGCGAGTATCCCTACGACATCGACGGCGAACGGACCGACCGAGAGGTGACTCGGCCCGCCGTCGGTAGTGAGTCCGCCCCCGCGGACGACTGACCTGTCAGCGGCCCTGAAAGCGGCAACCGGAGGCGAAACCGGCAACATTTTTGAAGGGTTGTGTGTATCCATAAT includes the following:
- a CDS encoding universal stress protein translates to MIARVLVPMDDSEMAGRALRYALEVFPEAEITVLHVSGGPSPMMGEATEIALSEDPEGVADDHAVDALDRARTVATEYDAEITTEVRVGHPVRTILDRAEEFDGIVLGSHSGGLMERLFVGNVAETVVRKSPIPVTVVR
- a CDS encoding LSM domain-containing protein; protein product: MSGRPLDVLEASLDEDVTVHLKDGRAFHGVLGGYDQHMNVVIEPVDDVDDIDEGVLGDPDLERIDNTTIIRGDNVVTITT
- a CDS encoding 50S ribosomal protein L37e; this encodes MTGAGTPTQGKKNKTTHVKCRRCGEKSYHVRKKVCSSCGFGKSAKRRDYEWQSKAGE
- the purF gene encoding amidophosphoribosyltransferase, with product MAHGRDHRSPDGMTEKCGVVGVSLADRDAARPLYYSLYALQHRGQESAGIVTHDGFQQHSRVEMGLVGDVFDADDLDQLNGPAGIGHVRYPTSGGVNACCAQPFSVSFKSGSLGLAHNGNLVNAGEIRSELEALGHAFTSNGDTEVIAHDLARNLLEEDLVRAVKRTMGRIHGSYALTIMHDDAVLGVRDPEGNRPLCIGKLDDGYVLASESAAIDTLDGELVRDVRPGELIVLAPDGSGFDSYQLVDRDATAHCFFEHVYFARPDSIIDDGLVYDVRRDLGGELWAETGIETDVVMPVPDSGRSFASGYAEAANADGADVEFAEGLMKNRYVGRTFIMPTQDERERAVRLKLNPIRSTVEGKTVTIIDDSIVRGTTSTQLVDLIREAGAEEVHVRIGAPPIVAPCYMGIDMASRDELIAADKSVEEIREIIGADSLAYLSVDAIAGVLERSRDDLCLGCVTGEYPYDIDGERTDREVTRPAVGSESAPADD